Within the Raphanus sativus cultivar WK10039 unplaced genomic scaffold, ASM80110v3 Scaffold1265, whole genome shotgun sequence genome, the region CTCTCCACAATCGTTGATTTAGTTTGTGTATGTATATAGAGAGCACCTTTTGGGGTCCTAGGGTTATAATTTTAACTCCAAAATATAGGATAGTGTATTGTTTTTAGAGAAATTGGCATCCATATACAAACATAAGTGCATAATTTGCATCGATGGAAAACTACTTTTTTCGCTGATGTGTTTTTTATTAATCACCCTTCTACTCCTATTCTTCTTTTATCTCCTCTTTCTTATCTTTTAACGTTTTTTATCATGTTCACATATCTCATTGCTCTTatcttatctctctctccaGAGTTCCATAACTATTCTATGTATTTTGATCTCTccttttttcttcaaatatattattttcttttcttcgcTATCTCCATCACGTTATTTCATCCACATCATCACTTCATCACTCGAGATTGTTTTGGTGTTCGGCGACGGAGTCGTGATGATTTCCGATTTCGGGTTGGCGAAACGGAGGAGTGTGACCGTGGACGAGATCAGAGGTACGCCTCTGTATCTGGTGCCGGAGGCGGTTAATCGCGGCGAGTTTGAGTCGCCAGCGTATGTTTAGGCACCGGGATGGTGTGTAGTTGTCAAAACGGCGTGGTGTTTGGAGGAATGGATCAATAATGTAATGTCTTTGATGGTTCGTATTGGTTCCGGCGACATTCCTAAAATTCTGGTGGTCGGGGAGAGGAAAGATTTCGTAAGGAGATGTTTCGTTAAAAACTTGGTGGAGAGATGGACAGCTCAGATGCTTTTGGATCATCTGTTCTtagttgttgttgatgatgatgatgatgataatgatgatgatgatgatgttgatgatgagaGAAGTAGTGGTTCACTGAGATGTGCCGAAGAAGACTAAGGCTTCGGTTTCACCGAGAGACCCATTTTGATTTTTCTGATTAGAATTCGGTTCAGTCTCCGGTTATCGATTCATTCTAACAATCTATgcattatacattttatataaattaatcgATTAGTCACTCGCTCAATCATACATAACTATACTTAAAATATTATCCATTTACGAATTAACATAACCATCAACCGGATCCAATAACCGGTAATTTAGCTCAAAACATTAGTTAATATGTAAAATACCCggataaatcaaaatataaccatgctaatttacaaaaaaaataaagagtcACATTTTAACCGTGCTAATTTACATATCAACTATatgatttgatatttattaGCCGGCTAAAATaagtcaaaataaaatcaaagaaaataaatacaaaaatatatatttgttaaccggttaaattaatttaataactaGAAACATATATTTGTTAGCCAgataaattaacaaatataatgagtgaaaatatttgattcaaatagataaaaatatatttattagctGGCTAAACTAACTAATGCTAACTATCGAACCGGTTAAAGTAACAAATATGTAAATGTTAATAATTCATGTTAGCTGGCTAATTATTATGTTATCTTTGTGCAGCCAACAGGGACTATGGTTTTCTTGGTGACCGCCCCTATGAAGTTTCTTGTGTCGACGAGCTTTTCTTGAGGATGGTGGTTCTCCGGGACATCTCCCTCTTAGACAGTTAGACGCTAAAGCTCTTCTTGGTCGGTAGATTTTAGGTTTTGTGTGCGGTGTCGTAGGAGCGTGTGACGACGAGGCAGAAACTGAAGTTGCGGAGGAAGTTTGAGAGCCGGGTCTCTTGTGGATTCCGGCGGTCTGGGCGCAAGGCAACTCCGGGGATGGTTCTTCTGGTGAAGACAAACCGTCGATGGATCAATGTTTGGTTTCGAATACACCGACTGTCGAGAAGCTGTGAGGTCATCGGATCCAACACCCATTCGCGTTCGTCGGAGCTGGAGCAATAGCTCCTTTGTCATTATGATATTACGACATCACTATGGTACCTCTGTCATTCAACATCACGAACATCACTCTTGTACCATGATATATGTTTTTGGCAACATCTCTTTATTGGAGAagaattaatttaattttatctcatttaaaaataaaaaagaaaaagagagggAGTTAGAGATAGCAGTGTATTTTTATACCTACTGGTGTTGGGCTCTACCACTTTTTTCCATTCTTGCAAATTTCTTTATTATTGTCTATTTTCTTTGCAAATTGCTCTTAATTGCATGAGATGCACAATAGATTTATAATATCGACAATTAAAATAGTCTTAAGGTGGAAAACTTAATTTCGGTCGAAATTCCAATGGCTAAGTTCAACTTATCCAACTTTATAAACcctgatttttgtttgtttcagacTAATAATTTatcatcccgagttgtgatatatggaaaaacttaaaagaattgatttggctatctATATCACCAAAATtaacttaccttttccgtcacacatccgtctagaactccagagttaagcgtgtttGGACTGGAATAGTGAAGGATGGATAATCTATCgagaagtgattcgcgatatcGTGCGAGTGAGGCTAAAACACGGAGAAAGGTCAGGTGATGATTGCAGAATCAGTAAACAATAATTTcgagtttttgaaaaattaacggACCAACCGTCGGACGGGATAAACTCATGAACCAAGAAAGCGGGCGTGGGTGATCCgttagccgtgggcgggtcgtGCGTTACAAATAAATCGGACGCATCTCTCATTTGAGAATCAACATGCATGATGTATATCATTTTTTGTtaaagattttaatattttatctcaTCGAAATTTTTTGTCTAGTGTATTTTTTCGTGTATACAAATAAAGTTACATGTCGGTATCCAAAGGAAAATAGACGGCTAATGAGGAGAAAGGGTTGTGAgaatataaaattctataattGATGACAGTTTCCTTTAACTTCTGTAACGACAAGAGGAGAAAAGTGTGTCTTCATCGAAATAACTTAAAAGGCAAACACCAGTTGCTTGTTTTGCTCTCAtgaggcttttttttttttttttgctaaaaaagggttaaacccggggtCAAtaatgacacaagcctaacccccgggtggaggtacagcccacggatagaccctcttctgggcattcaaatgagtcgaaagcaataactcatatccgtgtggccggtaGGATTTGAACCCAGGTTTACATTATTGGGTTTCTTAATTTCCTCAAGCGCCACTaggccaccaccaccggttCTCTCATGAGGCTCTTCAAAAGGCGATCTCTTTACATTTGCGATACGTTAATCAAACCTACCTAAAAACCACGTGTTTAACCCGTTTGTGGTCAAATATGCCTTTGGTagtttacaaatttataatgtaCAAATATTCTGTGAATGTGCATGATTTAATTTGTAGCTCCTTAAAATAGTATtctgaaaaggaaaaagaatcACCTAGCTAATTTATTcgtatgttttaaaatttatattaaactgGTGgctaaaaaattgaaaaaaaaaaaatccgcgGTCCAAATTCTTTTCTTCTAAAGGTTAAATTAAAACGCAAATTCAAGCGCATTGGTTCAATGTAATAATAAGTAAAACAGTGATTTCAGCTTCACACAAAAAAATTTCTACAgtttttttaatgtaatatttactAGCATTATGTCGTTTGGATTATTTAATCACAGCGAAACTGTGTATAAAAATTCatcaatttatataaagttctaagtataaaaactcaaaactttATACAAAAATTTTGATGTTAATTTTCATTgagttcaaaatattttgatgaaaattcaaaactttctattttcactCAGGGAAAACTCAGAagtttatatatgaaaatatttatattattaaaagagaagtatccATATAAAATATCctttagttttcagtgttatttacacttccatgccattgacattaaataatactttctattttaatgatttgttttttccactttgattaatttctttttcaaattaaatttgaattaaatacacaattaaataatacttcatattttaatgctttgtttttccacttacattaatgtgttttctaaaattaaatttgaattaaatacacttcattaacttctcaattaaatcaatgtcaaattaaaaaaaatatatttttattggacaaacaattcatagaaattataatatcaactcttcattttacaaatctgaacgaaaaagtattaccaaattgGAAGCGAAACTAGATAATGTCCAAATGGATTTACcgttttggtatctagagaaccataccCAAACtttatccgaacgaaatatttcggatattcgaatgtatttaaatcatatttatatacttcaatatgttagttatttttcgaattaatatctaagatataagctattttaagttgtttaaaatatttgaaatataaaaaatagtcaaaagtaaatatctaaagtagataaaaaataatcaaaacaccaaaaatacttaaaatatatatttattcttcctccaaatattcaagttaaacttatttttaatttttaatttaggtactttagcttacattacttaaatttacatgttatatttttttagatttaaggatatataaagatatataaattttgaaaatttaaaaataatttaaacgggttatcaaacccgcaaagatccaaatcaaaccggaaccaaagtttataaatacccgaatagagttaAAATCTTTAAGCTCGGAAATTTCAgacccgaatagattttaaccaaattcgagtggatactcaaatacacatccctaacttagtcaatataaaacgatcaaatattacaaatatactatttagtataaataaataaaaactaaaactgaaaattaatatccatgcggtcgcacggatcaagatctagttacaTGTtcgtataaatatataaactatataccaCTAATTCAAAGGGACACAAGAGTCGTGTTATAGACTAATTGATCAGACAAGTCTTTTGTTAATTAACATTAACTAACCGTTACAATCGAGCATTGTGCAAGGAGTCACTAATTGATATTTTCTTAATTGACAAGAGCTTATTATTTATGACACAAGTCATCATTTTGTTCCAACAAGGCATGGGGATTCTTTGGTTCCATAAGATTTAGGAACTGTCTagttatttacaattttttgtaTAAAGTTCTGAGTTTTTATACACAGTTACACAAATGTAACTTGTATATACATCATAATCTTTCTCAGTGAAAACTCAGAACTTTGTATATGCTGTTTGGTTATTTAAGCATTATGTCGGTTTTGGTTCGATGATTTAAGTTTTCAGATCGATTCAGGTACTAAAGTTGAGAACCAAAAAGTATCCGAAAAAATTGTGCTCCAACTGGATTCCaattttttggataattttgGATAGTATGAAAAATGTCGGATAATTCGGGGTTTCAGATTAAATATCAAGTAACTtagatataattaatattttaaagatattttgtttctgaaaactaaatataattaatatttataggtatataatatgtattttaaaaattcatatattcatttatcaaatttaaTTCTGGTCCGTTTTCAATTTTTCTAGTTCTTGTGATATAGGATATGCacagttatttataaaatttggttcgATTTTGATTCGctatgttttgtttcttctgtAAATGTGTCCGGCCCTAGTTCCAACTGTAGTACAGCATgtgctagtttttttttgtatagggTTGAGTTCGGGTCTATTAAAGATACAGATCTAACACCCaggtggaggtacagcccacaGATAGAACCTCTCCTGAGcattcaaatgagccgaaaGCGATAGCCCATATCCATGTAGCCGGTGGAGTTTGAATCCGGATTTACCGTGTTGGGTTTTTAATTCCCTCAAACGCCACTAGGCCACTACCACCAGTTGAACATGTGCTagttaattatttaattctttTAAGCTCAATTTATATAAAGTTCTGAGTTTTCACGGAGAAAGATTGTGATGTATATACAAGTTACATTTGTGTTATTTTCAAACTGGGATAAATTTCGCACGTTAGCTTTGGAGATCAGATATACTAGGAACACCCCATATAACCACCCTAATATTACATAACTGCAATAATACTTGGAAGTGATTTAAACTTGAATTAACATATCGACTACTTTTAAATAGAGATGAGTTAGTATTAAGAATAATTTAGAATGTTTGAAATGAGTGATCTAATCTCGCAAGAAGAATTTCAATTTGCGACAGATGATTATTTTGAGTTATAAGaatctttgaaaatttaatCCAAAATCGGAAGAACCGAAAACTACAACTTGGcgacgaaaaaaaaaacgactAGGCACAAACAAACCCTAAGTTATAAAGAGATCTAATCTGAAGGTGGGAAagaaggaaggagaagtcgGAGATGCTTCACTCCGACGGACTCTAGCTTGGGATTAGAATAAGCACAACCGTTGGGCCGGGACCAAAAGAGCCGGCTTCCGTAATCAGAATTGGAACCACCTAAGGGGAGCCTCGGGAATCTGTAAGCTCTCAGAGATCCCCGCGGCCACAAACTTCGGCCATCCGCCGGAGAGGCGGAGATACCATCAGATCTTTACCCCCGAGTGAAGATCTGACCAAGCCAACACACAACTCCTCTTCACTGCGCACAACAATCAGCTTCAGTCCAGCCAAGGCTAGACACCAGAACAGCAGATTGTAGACTCCTCCACAAGGAACCATCAGAATACAAACGCCATCCTCATGATACCTATGACATCATACCCAAACCGTCTACCTAATACTATCCGTTCGTCACTCTAAGCCGAAATAACCTATCTCAAAAACcagtggcggatctagaaaTTACTTTGATCCGGCCatacatataatttatcaaCAATATCAACTGGGgcatttgttaaaaaaaaataaaaaaatacactgaAACTTTAAAAACCATGGTGGGCAACTGCCCCACCCTCTGTCTATCTACCTTGGCTACTCACTACAAGAAACACGATGTAGTgtatcatttgtttattgtgttaatatcattttttgAATGACACAAATGAATTTACATCAACTATATAAATGACTCTGAAATTGATGACTCTAATACATTATAACAATTGTAACGAATGATGCAATTAGTTTCATCATTTATTGTAACTGATGTTAATATGTATCATTTATGGTAAACGATGCTAAAAGTTGTATCATTTTTGGGTAAATGATATTAGTATTTGTTTCAGTTGCAATAAttgatattaaatattaatatcaactattttaattgatttaatatttatatcagtTATAAATAAGTGATGTTAATATGTATCATTTATTGTAAACGATGCTAAAAGTTGTATCATTTTGGGCAAATGATTTTAATACTATTTGTTTCAGTTGCAATAAttgatattaaatattagtatcAACTATTTagattgatataatatttatatcagTTATAAATAAGTGATCCAAATTTTCTATCGGTTTTATAGATGATTGTAAGAATTATATCAATTGTAAACTATCGATAGTAgtttaatatcatttatttaagtGATGAATATGTATGTGTCTTTTTTACAAGTGACACTAAATGTattgttttgattatatatttttatatcgaATTATAgctaatatgtaaaaaatattcaattaaaattaataaataatataaattgcaatattatattataaaaatacttaATCCATTGTAACATAATTCAAATATGCAAAAAGAAATTCCAAATATGCAAAAGTAAATAAATCCTGGAAGTAGAAACTTAAAGTAAACTGAAGTACtaatagaaagaaaaacaaaatgctAAGATAGAAAAATAATTGATGAATCAGCCACTGTTGCCATCGGAGTTCTCAATGTTTTCGCTGTGGTTCATATCTTCATTTCTTCTTCCCTGTAAAGTATAAAATGCAATGAATTACTATTCAACAtgacatttttattaaatttaaaagttttttatatttacctGAGGTAAAGGATTGAGCAAGTTAGCATATGTTGTCAATGAAGTTGCCtagattttcttaaaaaatattagtgatcAACTTAGTATATTAAAGTCAcgttatataaaaaataacaagTGATTATAAAATTACCGGATCGTTGCTTCTAGTATTCAGCAGTTGTTGAATAATTCCAGTCAAACTTTCAACTTGATTTTCCAATGATGTCATCTTCGTTTTCATTTGAACTACTTCAGCATTATTAGCCTCAGATCGTGCTGCAGTGCATTGTTTGGCTAATTTTGAGGGTGTAGGTCCACGACCAACACAACGTACTCTCCCTGAACGTTCCGGACCAAACACTCGAGAATATTCATCATCCAAACAAGCTGTGACGTTGTGTGAGACTTGCGTTGATTGATTTTGAGTCAGTAAAATTGTAAGTTcatcctgaaaaaaaaataacataaagaTAATAATCAGTTCACTCCTAATCAGCAAAGTGTTTATGATAGAAACTAACCGCACGCTTTTTAGCTTCATCAGACACAAAATTTCCATCAGATTTCTTGCGAGTCATGATGAAAAAATCTGCCCGGCATGGTGTTTTTCCAGTTTcgtttttctttattaaaaacatatgcataataaatgaataaaatatcaGTATTTACATATTACACTACATATAGTAACGTAACTTGACATACTTAAAGACTAATTACTTACAATTTGACGTCGTCTCCTAGCAAAACTCCTCCTACCACATAGATGAGGCATGATATGTTTGCGTCGGCTTACAGTATTTCGTTCTTGCATTCTCTGCACAGTCAgactaaaaattattatttctgaaataatacaaaatatataatcagtATATAAAACTATACCTTCCACTTATCAGTGAATCTCATGAAAACCATATCATGCCATTGATCTTCAGGTACATTAGGGGGACGATTGGCTAACGATTCAGTTCGAGTGTTCCGCTTGTAGTCCCTCCAAAGACGTAATTTAAAATCTTTGCATCTGTTTCCTAGGACTCCAATCACATAACCTTGTCTTCTATCTGGATCATCAAACCAAAACTTTGCCTACATAGATTAAAGTATTATTGTTTCAGATATATGACGTGAAACAAGTTGACAATAAGACACACTAAtatttgtgaaaatatataacttagGTGCTACCTGGATTATTTCCCATGCTCTATCCTTTCTATGAGGGAGAAAGGTTCTCCAGTCACTGTAGTTAATGGGTAATAGGTTTACATCTGTACTCAGTTGACCTAACCATGATCCAAGTAGACCTCCTGAATCTTCATCAGGTTGACCGCTATCTTCATCAAAGTGAACAACAACTTTGCGATTTTGTAGCTTCCAAACATCTTTGGTTGTCAGCATTTGGTCTTCAATGTTTCCATGAGCAtctatttgataaaatatttagcataaacataaaatttaattaagtttTGTATTAGAGTCGCATGTATGGAACAATGGAGGAGTAGAGTTACCTGTCAACTGAATTTTCCATTTGTAACTTTTGCACTCTTGAGCAAGTGGAGGAGGAGAGTTATAAGCCGTCTCCAAATCAGTTAAATCATCAGGAGCTTGTGTCTCAGAGTCAGTGAATTCCATCAATCTCTCCATCAATCTACGTAAAATACAAAATGGTAATAAAAATGtcttgatttaaaataaataaaagacaaaaaacaTAATCAGAAGAATTTCATGTGTGTAATCGTAAGAACTCATTAGTTACATTGGTATAATCAGTTCATTAGCCATGGTACAGAGATTATAAATCTCTAATCAATTCCAAAATCATCTAATTGTCAATTCTAGCAAATGAAACAGTAAAACAATAATAAAGAGTTTACCTTATTTCCAGTCAGTTTTAGATGTATGAGCGTCTGTGTTTCTTTTGAGTCTGCGCCTCTTTTGAGTTTTCCTCAAGACTTATAAAAACCCTAACTCCAAATCATTTTATGGgaacaaattatatatagaaacaATTTATGCCTAAAAAGTAGTATATTCTCCCGCCTACATAATTTGACCAAAAAGAAATCCCGGGAAAAGATTTATAGAGTTTCactttttaatcaaaaatgtaTCATTTATGAATGATTGATAGTAATAGGTATATATATCATTTCTTTTAGTGATGAATGTGTATGTGTCATTTACATATGAcgttaattttttgcattaattacgatatttaatttatattaaattaattaaaaatattaaatataaattatactaacaATTAAATTGCaatatttgtattataaaagacacacatatatatatataatccatTGCAATGCAACTCAAATATTAGAAAGATCGTAAGTGAAATTCTTGAAAAACAGAATATTATGCTAAGAATGCTAATAAATCAACTATCATTGCCGTTCTGAGTCATCATCTTCATTCTTTCTTCcctgtaaaaataaaaatccagtgAATTATCTACTAacataaaattttcagaaaaaaaattaaagattttgTGATATTTTACCTGAGGCACAACGGACTAAGGATGCTAGCATAGGCCCCTTCATGACGGTGtctaaaataaacaaacaaaaggtTACTGATATACCATATTATATAGAGTTACATCATAGAAAAATATCAAGTGAAACAAAGACGTTGGTACTATATTTTACACGTACCTCATCTGATGGATTTGAATCACCCATGTCATAGACATCTCTAGGTTGTACATGCACAACATAATTCCATTCTTTCTCATGAGGGTCTTCTACATAATATACCATTCTTACTTGCGAAGCTAATACATATGGCTCATCATCTTCATTGTCTCCTGTATGTAGCAAACGTGAAAAGTTTACCAACCGATGACCATACACATCTGTCTTGTATCCTCTACTATTACGAGTATCAGCCCACTTGCATTTGAACAATACAACCTTGAAAGCCTCGTAGTAGTTCAGCTCAATGACTTCAACCAATTTCCCATAATAAGGTACATCTCCTACTCTTGGATTAGGATCACGAGAACTCGCATAACTCATTGTTTCAGCTTCTACACAAACACCACTGTTTTGTGTTTTCAAATCATTGTCTCTTTCAAATTTTCGAAATTTGAATCCATTGACATTGTAGGCTGTGTACTTCATAACTTTATCAGATGGACCTAAAGCTAAACATCGTATATCATCATTGATACCATCGACATCATTGTTCTCTACTTTCTCTTTGATCCATTTTGCAAAATTTAAATGTATCTCTCTGTCAATGTCAAGAGCACGACTTCTCTTCCTCTGCCGAGATTGTTTTCTTACCAATTCATTTCTGTATTTCCTATATATACATAATGACATTAGTGTCTAGctaaaaagaatttttaaaataaataaccaaTATGTGTCAAATAGGATAAACTTACTCTCGTAAGTGATCAAGAAGATGACAATTAACCAACATGTGTCGATGTGCCTGGAGCCTCTCAACATAGCTAAGGGTGTGAACATGGCCTGCTCCAACAAATTTACCAACATGTGGGAAAATAGCTATAAGTTCAGAATTTGTTCGTATACTGTTGTGTACTGTAGGTTGATCGTCAACACGGCCACCACGATTAAACCGTGTCTCTATATCATCAAGATACATTGAGCAAAATGTCACACACTCATCAGCTAAATATTGTTCACAAATAGAACCCTCTGGTTTGGCACGATTACGAACGTATGATTTGAAATATCCAAGAAGCCTGCAAATAAGTGAACCAAGTAAGTAACAATCTAAtgagttataataaaaataaaatgtaactaCCTTTCAATTGGATACATCCAACGAAATGGAACAGGGCCTCCTTGTTTTGCTTCTTCAGTGAGATGTACTACTAGATGTACTACTTCCGAATAACCTTTTTCATTTCACTGAATGAGTCTGGCAGTTTTGCGTGTACAAATGCTTCTTTAAGCAAATCAATAATCAGAGATATTCCCTTGTCGCTGATCTTACA harbors:
- the LOC108806391 gene encoding uncharacterized protein LOC108806391 isoform X1, producing the protein MERLMEFTDSETQAPDDLTDLETAYNSPPPLAQECKSYKWKIQLTDAHGNIEDQMLTTKDVWKLQNRKVVVHFDEDSGQPDEDSGGLLGSWLGQLSTDVNLLPINYSDWRTFLPHRKDRAWEIIQAKFWFDDPDRRQGYVIGVLGNRCKDFKLRLWRDYKRNTRTESLANRPPNVPEDQWHDMVFMRFTDKWKRMQERNTVSRRKHIMPHLCGRRSFARRRRQIKNETGKTPCRADFFIMTRKKSDGNFVSDEAKKRADELTILLTQNQSTQVSHNVTACLDDEYSRVFGPERSGRVRCVGRGPTPSKLAKQCTAARSEANNAEVVQMKTKMTSLENQVESLTGIIQQLLNTRSNDPATSLTTYANLLNPLPQGRRNEDMNHSENIENSDGNSG
- the LOC108806391 gene encoding uncharacterized protein LOC108806391 isoform X2 translates to MERLMEFTDSETQAPDDLTDLETAYNSPPPLAQECKSYKWKIQLTDAHGNIEDQMLTTKDVWKLQNRKVVVHFDEDSGQPDEDSGGLLGSWLGQLSTDVNLLPINYSDWRTFLPHRKDRAWEIIQAKFWFDDPDRRQGYVIGVLGNRCKDFKLRLWRDYKRNTRTESLANRPPNVPEDQWHDMVFMRFTDKWKRMQERNTVSRRKHIMPHLCGRRSFARRRRQIDELTILLTQNQSTQVSHNVTACLDDEYSRVFGPERSGRVRCVGRGPTPSKLAKQCTAARSEANNAEVVQMKTKMTSLENQVESLTGIIQQLLNTRSNDPATSLTTYANLLNPLPQGRRNEDMNHSENIENSDGNSG